Proteins co-encoded in one Bradyrhizobium sp. 170 genomic window:
- a CDS encoding HAMP domain-containing methyl-accepting chemotaxis protein, with product MRIGRLFAVSMLSVTILAVILGAGVLVPQYRTFASKTEAIKAVEAYGTVLAVGQQVAGYRAPYVGPLFQEGAATPAQLEVAAKAVQTADAAFAKARTAVGALSDGAVIVQGLNQAAAKLAEVRTASDRAMAQPMSARDQAAIKGFLPGIAQTVAILEPLLNRLENQVAMADASLTALLNVARTAQDLRISAGGRAATVSLAISTRRPLTAAEISSMDRAQGRVDLDRERIEAGVDQIGSPPRLAKAMNDAIEAYFGKAAPWLEKEMAAGRNDGKFAIDSNQLASTIVPAVQAFFAVRDAALAEAGERAGAARDAALTMLALAGLAVVALLVVLAGVTVMLRRRVITPLATLTGVVGDLAAGRHDVTIPTVERADEIGAMAGSLQVFKDALIAKKAADAAAAVEADAKIQRGQRVDRITGDFEAMIGEIVEIVSQASTELEASAGTLTATAERSEELATTVAGASEEASTNVQSVASATEEMASSVNEISRQVQGSARIANEAVEQAQKTNARVAELAKAAARIGDVVELINTIAGQTNLLALNATIEAARAGEAGRGFAVVASEVKALAEQTAKATGEISQQISGIQAATQESVGAIKEIGDTIGRMSEIASTIAAAVEEQGAATQEISRNVQQAAHGTQQVSSNIADVQRGASETGSASAQVLGAAKSLSGESDRLKREVGKFLSSVRAA from the coding sequence ATGCGAATCGGTCGTCTCTTTGCGGTATCGATGCTTTCGGTGACGATCCTTGCGGTCATCCTTGGCGCCGGGGTTTTGGTCCCGCAGTACCGGACCTTCGCCAGCAAGACCGAGGCGATCAAGGCAGTGGAGGCCTATGGCACGGTGCTGGCGGTTGGCCAGCAGGTTGCCGGCTACCGTGCGCCTTATGTCGGCCCGCTGTTCCAGGAAGGCGCCGCGACGCCGGCCCAGCTCGAGGTGGCCGCGAAGGCCGTGCAGACCGCAGATGCCGCGTTCGCAAAAGCGCGGACCGCCGTCGGCGCGCTTAGCGATGGCGCTGTCATCGTGCAGGGCCTCAACCAGGCGGCGGCCAAACTGGCCGAGGTTCGCACAGCAAGCGATCGCGCGATGGCCCAGCCGATGAGCGCGCGCGATCAGGCGGCGATCAAGGGCTTCCTGCCGGGCATTGCCCAGACCGTGGCCATTCTCGAACCGCTGTTGAACCGCCTTGAAAATCAGGTCGCGATGGCGGACGCCTCGCTGACGGCGCTGTTGAACGTCGCCCGCACGGCGCAGGATCTGCGGATCTCGGCCGGCGGCCGGGCTGCTACGGTATCGCTTGCGATCAGCACCCGCCGTCCGCTGACGGCGGCTGAAATATCCAGCATGGACCGCGCCCAGGGCCGCGTCGACCTCGACCGCGAACGGATCGAGGCCGGTGTCGACCAGATCGGCAGCCCGCCGCGCCTTGCGAAAGCGATGAACGACGCGATCGAGGCCTATTTCGGAAAGGCTGCGCCATGGCTTGAAAAGGAAATGGCGGCCGGACGCAACGACGGCAAATTCGCCATCGACTCCAATCAGCTCGCCAGCACGATCGTGCCGGCGGTGCAGGCCTTCTTCGCCGTGCGCGATGCCGCGCTGGCGGAGGCGGGAGAACGCGCGGGCGCCGCGCGTGACGCCGCGCTGACCATGCTGGCGCTGGCCGGCCTTGCCGTTGTGGCGCTGCTCGTCGTGCTCGCCGGCGTCACTGTGATGCTGCGCCGGCGCGTGATTACGCCGCTCGCAACCTTGACCGGCGTCGTCGGCGACCTCGCGGCCGGCCGGCATGACGTCACGATCCCGACCGTCGAGCGTGCCGATGAAATCGGCGCCATGGCGGGCTCGCTGCAGGTTTTCAAGGACGCCTTGATCGCCAAGAAGGCCGCCGACGCGGCCGCTGCGGTGGAAGCGGATGCCAAGATCCAGCGCGGCCAGCGCGTCGACCGGATCACTGGCGATTTCGAAGCGATGATCGGCGAAATCGTGGAGATCGTGTCGCAGGCCTCGACAGAGCTGGAAGCCTCGGCCGGTACGCTGACGGCGACCGCGGAGCGTTCGGAGGAGCTTGCCACCACGGTTGCGGGGGCGTCCGAGGAAGCCTCCACCAATGTGCAATCGGTCGCATCCGCCACCGAAGAGATGGCGTCGTCAGTCAACGAGATCAGCCGTCAGGTGCAGGGCTCAGCGCGCATCGCCAATGAGGCGGTGGAGCAGGCGCAGAAGACCAACGCCCGCGTCGCCGAACTCGCCAAGGCCGCCGCCCGCATCGGCGACGTGGTCGAGCTGATCAACACCATTGCAGGTCAGACTAATCTGCTGGCGCTGAATGCCACCATCGAAGCGGCGCGAGCGGGCGAGGCCGGGCGCGGTTTTGCAGTCGTGGCGTCCGAAGTGAAGGCGCTGGCCGAACAGACGGCCAAGGCGACCGGCGAGATCAGCCAGCAGATATCGGGCATCCAGGCCGCGACGCAGGAATCGGTCGGCGCCATCAAGGAGATCGGCGACACCATCGGCCGGATGTCGGAGATCGCCTCCACGATCGCTGCCGCCGTCGAGGAACAGGGCGCGGCGACCCAGGAAATTTCCCGCAACGTGCAGCAGGCCGCGCACGGCACGCAGCAGGTTTCCTCCAACATCGCCGACGTGCAGCGTGGCGCCAGCGAGACCGGGTCCGCCTCGGCCCAGGTGCTTGGCGCGGCAAAGTCATTGTCCGGCGAAAGCGACCGGCTCAAGCGCGAGGTCGGCAAGTTCCTCAGCTCGGTGCGGGCGGCCTGA
- a CDS encoding methylated-DNA--[protein]-cysteine S-methyltransferase, whose translation MTGRGYTIFDSGIGRCGIAWGPSGIIGVQLPEVRELDTRRRLYQLYPDARELRPPQNVQAAIEGITALLRGAVCDFAEVALDMTGIPAFNQRVYAYARSIPRGETRTYAEIASALRASGAVYSVAQAIGRNPFMIIVPCHRVLEAGNYADKISPNGGAISKRRLLSIEGTSPTESKTLFDVLMPVAPPRAHN comes from the coding sequence ATGACGGGGCGTGGCTACACTATTTTCGATTCGGGGATCGGCCGCTGCGGCATCGCGTGGGGCCCGTCGGGCATTATCGGCGTGCAGCTTCCTGAAGTACGCGAGCTCGATACGCGGCGGCGCCTTTATCAGCTCTATCCGGATGCCCGCGAACTTCGCCCTCCCCAAAATGTCCAGGCTGCAATCGAAGGCATCACCGCCCTGCTGCGCGGGGCCGTATGCGATTTCGCCGAGGTCGCGCTGGATATGACCGGCATTCCCGCCTTCAACCAGCGCGTCTATGCCTATGCGCGCTCGATCCCGCGCGGGGAGACCCGGACCTATGCGGAAATAGCCTCGGCCTTGCGCGCATCCGGCGCGGTCTATTCGGTGGCGCAGGCGATCGGCCGCAACCCCTTCATGATCATCGTGCCCTGCCATCGCGTGCTCGAGGCGGGCAACTATGCCGACAAGATCTCGCCGAATGGCGGAGCGATCTCCAAGCGCCGGCTGCTGTCGATCGAGGGCACCAGCCCTACCGAGAGCAAAACGCTGTTCGACGTGCTGATGCCCGTTGCGCCGCCACGGGCCCATAACTAG
- a CDS encoding MATE family efflux transporter produces MSDIGVAEIPVDEKERPLPPPEAPVKNALIDGPILRTLLWLAWPNVIALTAGTCVVIAETSYIGRLGVESLAAMALVFPIVILTMTMSGGAMGGGVASAIARALGAGDIERASTLAAHALLIGLCFGLTFMLGMLIFGPALLELLGGRGNVLTQAVAYTQIFFGGAVVPWLMNTMSGILRGTGNMKLPSLMMLSSAVCQIILGGTLGLGLGPIPQFGMRGVAAGSLIAYLISISVMSWYLFSGRARVIPKIRGLRIRMPMFIDILKVGAISCFSPLQSVLTISIFTHMLASFGTEILAGYGIGARLEFMLTSISFAVGIASVPMVGMAVGAQRIARARRICWIAGVVAFVSVGAVASVIAVFPDIWVNLFTDDASVRAASRQYLSTAAPMYAFIGLATTCYFSSQGAAKMIGPVLAQTARLLFIGTGGWWLSTHNATAQDFFKLAAASMVLLGVLSCVSVMLTRWGPKQPVPVVKPALS; encoded by the coding sequence ATGTCCGATATCGGCGTTGCCGAAATTCCCGTCGACGAGAAGGAGCGCCCGCTTCCGCCGCCGGAAGCGCCGGTGAAGAATGCGCTGATCGACGGCCCGATCCTGCGCACGCTCTTGTGGCTGGCCTGGCCGAACGTGATCGCGCTGACCGCCGGCACCTGTGTCGTAATCGCCGAGACCTCCTATATCGGCCGGCTGGGCGTGGAATCGCTGGCCGCGATGGCGCTGGTGTTTCCAATCGTGATCCTGACCATGACCATGTCGGGCGGCGCCATGGGCGGTGGCGTGGCCTCGGCGATTGCGCGTGCGCTTGGCGCCGGCGATATCGAACGCGCTTCGACATTGGCCGCGCATGCGCTCCTGATCGGCCTCTGCTTTGGCCTGACCTTCATGCTGGGCATGCTGATCTTCGGCCCCGCGCTGCTCGAACTGCTCGGCGGCCGCGGCAATGTGCTGACGCAGGCGGTTGCCTATACGCAAATTTTCTTCGGCGGCGCCGTGGTGCCGTGGCTGATGAATACGATGTCCGGCATTTTGCGCGGCACCGGCAACATGAAGCTGCCGTCGTTAATGATGCTCTCGTCGGCCGTCTGCCAGATCATTCTCGGCGGCACGCTAGGCTTGGGCCTCGGCCCGATCCCGCAATTCGGCATGCGCGGCGTCGCGGCGGGCTCACTGATCGCCTACCTGATCAGCATCTCCGTGATGTCCTGGTATCTGTTTTCCGGCCGCGCGCGCGTTATTCCGAAAATCCGCGGCCTTCGCATTCGCATGCCGATGTTCATCGACATCCTGAAGGTCGGCGCCATCTCCTGCTTCTCGCCGCTGCAGTCGGTGCTGACCATCAGCATCTTCACCCACATGCTGGCGAGTTTCGGCACCGAAATCCTCGCCGGTTACGGCATCGGCGCGCGGCTCGAATTCATGCTGACGTCGATCTCATTTGCGGTTGGCATCGCCTCGGTGCCGATGGTCGGCATGGCGGTCGGTGCGCAGCGCATCGCGCGGGCCCGCAGAATCTGCTGGATCGCGGGGGTCGTCGCATTCGTCTCGGTCGGTGCGGTTGCGAGTGTCATTGCTGTATTCCCCGACATCTGGGTCAATCTCTTCACCGACGATGCGAGCGTGCGCGCCGCCAGCCGGCAGTATTTGTCCACGGCGGCGCCGATGTATGCTTTCATCGGCCTTGCCACGACGTGCTATTTTTCATCGCAAGGCGCGGCTAAAATGATCGGTCCGGTGCTGGCGCAGACCGCGCGGTTGCTGTTTATCGGCACCGGCGGCTGGTGGCTGTCCACGCACAATGCGACCGCACAGGACTTCTTCAAGCTGGCGGCGGCCTCGATGGTGTTGCTCGGTGTGCTGTCGTGCGTCAGCGTGATGCTGACCCGTTGGGGGCCGAAGCAGCCTGTGCCCGTGGTGAAGCCGGCGCTGTCTTGA
- a CDS encoding AraC family transcriptional regulator produces MIATTLIERKSISVSDFRCSAGPGDRPFAEQHRGHSISYVRKGSFGLHCRGTFSELVAGSVLIGHPGDEYTCTHEHVCGDECLSFFIAPELVEAIGDSQTPWQVGAVPPLPELVVLGELAQSAADGSSDIGLDEIGQVLASRFVEVVSGTPRKSGPDAARDRRRAVETALWIDANSHHQINLEDAAAQAGISPFHFLRLFSQALGVTPHQYLVRSRLRHAARRLADDDSPVTDIAYDVGFADLSNFVRTFGRAAGASPLKFRQASRGKRKIFQERLALH; encoded by the coding sequence ATGATCGCGACCACGCTCATCGAACGCAAATCCATATCCGTGTCCGACTTTCGCTGCAGCGCGGGCCCCGGCGACCGGCCGTTCGCGGAACAGCATCGCGGCCACTCGATTTCCTATGTGCGCAAGGGCAGTTTCGGCCTGCACTGCCGGGGCACGTTCAGCGAACTGGTGGCGGGATCGGTGCTGATCGGCCATCCCGGCGATGAATATACCTGCACCCACGAGCACGTCTGCGGCGACGAGTGCCTGTCGTTCTTCATCGCTCCCGAACTGGTGGAAGCGATCGGCGACAGCCAGACCCCCTGGCAGGTCGGCGCCGTGCCGCCGCTGCCGGAACTGGTGGTGCTCGGGGAACTGGCGCAATCGGCAGCAGATGGCAGCAGCGATATCGGTCTCGACGAGATCGGCCAGGTGCTGGCGAGCCGTTTTGTTGAGGTGGTGTCCGGCACGCCGCGCAAATCCGGCCCTGATGCTGCGCGCGATCGCCGCCGCGCGGTAGAGACCGCGCTGTGGATCGATGCAAACTCGCACCACCAGATCAATCTGGAAGATGCCGCCGCCCAGGCCGGGATCAGCCCGTTCCACTTCCTGCGGCTGTTCTCGCAAGCGCTCGGCGTCACCCCGCACCAATATCTGGTGCGCTCGCGGCTGCGCCATGCCGCGCGGCGACTGGCCGACGACGACAGCCCAGTCACCGATATCGCCTATGACGTCGGCTTCGCGGACTTGTCCAATTTCGTGCGCACGTTTGGCCGCGCCGCCGGCGCCTCGCCGCTGAAGTTCCGCCAGGCCTCCCGCGGCAAGCGCAAGATTTTCCAAGAACGGCTGGCCCTCCACTAG
- a CDS encoding SRPBCC family protein, translating into MASIHKEILIDASPDHVWDALRDFGALHTRLVPGFVTDTRLDGDARIVTFANGTVAREILVDCDDKKRRLVYAIVSERIKQHSASAQVFAESDGRTRFVWIADVLPNEIAPYMDAQMDLGLLAMQKALGRSAA; encoded by the coding sequence ATGGCTTCCATCCACAAAGAAATCCTCATCGACGCATCCCCCGACCACGTCTGGGACGCGCTGCGCGATTTCGGCGCGCTGCATACGCGGCTGGTGCCCGGCTTCGTGACCGACACCAGGCTCGACGGCGACGCGCGCATCGTCACATTCGCAAATGGCACGGTGGCGCGCGAAATCCTGGTCGATTGCGACGACAAGAAGCGCCGGCTGGTCTATGCCATCGTCAGCGAACGTATCAAGCAGCACAGCGCCTCGGCACAGGTGTTCGCCGAGAGTGATGGCCGCACCCGCTTCGTGTGGATCGCCGACGTGCTGCCGAACGAGATCGCGCCCTACATGGATGCGCAGATGGATCTGGGCCTCCTCGCCATGCAGAAGGCATTGGGACGCAGTGCCGCATGA
- a CDS encoding nucleoside 2-deoxyribosyltransferase, whose translation MSMEDEVAADKAPKKAVRRAKKQKAKTKRIKKAKLKEGNAGASTAKYPRHTVERALRIARAIIEQNAGRECSENECANYVGVGIGGPFRVEISSGIKYGFLNRPRSGFVGVTERARQALRPQKPGDDIEAMRQAILEAPEISEVYMHYRGEDLPDGSFFENALVDKFGLPLEKVSEFNEIFLQSLQSAHLLERRGEKFRVLDVTSTPERETGADLKRSVGTKIVAGDSCFVVMPFAGAIGGYFQTVYEPAIKKAGLRAVRADADIFGTGKIIDQIWAGINSAKVLVAELTTRNPNVFYELGLAHALDKPVVLVSSNEEDVPFDLKHIRVIYYDMSDPFWGQKLMDKVAENIVSALKNPEEAVFKRVLDSH comes from the coding sequence ATGAGCATGGAAGACGAAGTCGCGGCTGACAAAGCGCCAAAGAAGGCCGTACGTAGGGCGAAAAAGCAAAAGGCTAAGACTAAACGTATAAAAAAAGCCAAGTTGAAAGAGGGCAATGCCGGTGCATCTACAGCCAAGTACCCGAGGCACACTGTGGAGCGCGCGCTTCGGATAGCAAGAGCTATCATTGAACAAAATGCGGGTCGGGAGTGCTCCGAAAATGAGTGCGCGAACTATGTCGGTGTTGGGATCGGGGGGCCGTTCCGCGTCGAAATAAGTTCTGGCATCAAGTATGGTTTTCTCAATCGCCCAAGATCAGGTTTCGTCGGCGTCACAGAGAGGGCTCGGCAGGCTCTCCGGCCGCAGAAGCCAGGCGATGATATTGAAGCTATGCGGCAAGCCATCTTAGAAGCGCCGGAGATTTCGGAAGTCTACATGCATTATCGAGGCGAAGATTTGCCGGACGGATCGTTCTTTGAGAATGCCTTAGTCGACAAATTTGGACTGCCTCTTGAGAAGGTATCTGAGTTTAACGAGATTTTTCTTCAGTCGTTACAAAGCGCCCACCTTCTGGAGCGACGTGGTGAAAAATTTCGGGTTCTGGACGTCACTTCGACGCCAGAGCGCGAAACGGGTGCCGATCTCAAGAGAAGCGTTGGAACAAAGATTGTCGCAGGTGATAGTTGCTTCGTGGTAATGCCCTTCGCAGGCGCGATTGGTGGATATTTCCAAACCGTTTATGAACCCGCAATCAAGAAAGCTGGCTTGAGGGCCGTTAGGGCAGATGCCGACATATTCGGCACCGGCAAAATCATTGATCAGATTTGGGCTGGCATAAATTCAGCGAAAGTTCTCGTGGCTGAGTTGACCACCCGGAACCCGAACGTCTTCTATGAACTCGGCCTAGCTCACGCGCTTGATAAGCCTGTGGTCTTGGTGTCATCGAACGAAGAGGACGTGCCGTTCGACTTGAAGCATATTCGAGTTATTTATTACGATATGAGCGACCCCTTTTGGGGACAAAAGCTTATGGATAAAGTCGCCGAGAACATTGTTTCCGCTCTAAAGAATCCAGAAGAGGCGGTTTTCAAGAGAGTCTTAGATTCGCATTAA
- a CDS encoding VOC family protein: MYDHIGLRVGNLDASVRFYTAALAPLGFVLCSRDDSGAGFGPKGEPALWLHLHKGSAGSAAHVAFRAKDHAAIKQFHAEGLKAGGRDNGGAGPRADYSPTYFAAFLIDPDGNNVEAVCT, encoded by the coding sequence ATGTACGACCACATCGGATTACGCGTCGGAAATCTCGACGCCAGTGTGCGCTTCTATACGGCAGCACTCGCGCCCTTAGGTTTCGTGCTGTGCTCGCGCGACGATTCCGGCGCGGGCTTCGGTCCCAAAGGCGAACCGGCGCTCTGGCTGCATCTGCACAAGGGATCGGCGGGGTCAGCGGCGCATGTCGCGTTCCGCGCCAAGGATCACGCGGCTATCAAGCAATTCCATGCCGAAGGCCTGAAAGCCGGCGGCCGCGACAATGGCGGCGCCGGGCCGCGGGCGGATTACAGCCCGACCTACTTTGCGGCGTTCCTGATCGACCCCGACGGCAACAATGTCGAGGCGGTTTGCACGTAA
- a CDS encoding 2'-deoxycytidine 5'-triphosphate deaminase gives MPFTLPPDANGILPDRMIAAMADAGLILPEYPFVESQIQPASLDLRLGDIAYRVRASFLPGPGSTVAERIDELKLHEIDLSDGAVLETNCVYIVPLLESLALPPSIVAAANPKSSTGRLDVFTRVIADGTRRFDMIGAGYHGPLYAEISPKTFPVLLREGSRLSQVRFRTGDAILNADELDALHGAERLVDIDDADLANGVALSVDLSGENTSGFVGYRAKRHTGVVDIDRRSGYAVDEFWEPIPARPDGSLILDPGEFYILASKEAVQVPPDYAAEMVPFDPLVGEFRVHYAGFFDPGFGYAGAGGQGARAVLEVRSREVPFILEHGQIVGRLVYEKMLSRPDAMYGQRIGSNYQAQGLKLSKHFRV, from the coding sequence GTGCCGTTCACGCTCCCGCCCGACGCCAACGGAATTCTGCCCGACCGCATGATCGCGGCGATGGCGGATGCGGGCCTGATCCTGCCGGAATATCCCTTTGTCGAAAGCCAGATCCAGCCGGCGAGCCTCGACTTGCGGCTGGGCGATATCGCCTACCGGGTGCGCGCGAGTTTTCTGCCCGGTCCCGGCTCAACTGTCGCCGAGCGCATCGACGAGTTGAAGCTGCACGAAATCGACCTCTCCGACGGCGCGGTGCTGGAGACCAACTGCGTCTACATCGTGCCGCTGCTGGAGAGCCTGGCGCTGCCGCCGTCGATCGTAGCGGCCGCCAATCCAAAGAGCTCGACCGGGCGGCTCGACGTCTTCACCCGTGTGATCGCCGACGGCACGCGACGGTTCGACATGATCGGCGCCGGCTATCACGGCCCGCTCTATGCCGAGATCAGCCCGAAGACGTTTCCGGTGCTGCTGCGCGAGGGCTCTCGGCTCTCTCAAGTGCGCTTCCGCACCGGCGACGCCATCCTCAACGCCGACGAACTCGACGCACTGCATGGCGCGGAGCGGCTGGTCGATATCGACGACGCAGATTTGGCCAATGGCGTGGCGCTATCAGTCGATCTCTCCGGCGAAAATACATCAGGCTTCGTCGGCTACCGCGCCAAGCGCCACACCGGCGTGGTCGATATCGACCGCCGCAGCGGCTATGCCGTCGACGAATTCTGGGAGCCGATCCCGGCCCGCCCGGACGGCAGCCTGATCCTCGATCCCGGCGAGTTCTATATCCTGGCATCGAAGGAAGCCGTGCAGGTGCCGCCGGATTACGCCGCGGAAATGGTGCCGTTCGATCCGCTGGTCGGCGAATTCCGGGTGCATTACGCGGGATTCTTCGATCCCGGCTTCGGCTATGCCGGCGCCGGCGGGCAGGGCGCGCGCGCGGTGCTCGAAGTGCGCTCGCGCGAGGTGCCGTTCATTCTCGAGCACGGCCAGATCGTCGGCCGTCTGGTCTACGAGAAAATGCTGTCGCGCCCCGACGCCATGTACGGCCAGCGCATCGGCTCGAACTACCAGGCGCAGGGGTTGAAGCTCTCCAAGCATTTCCGGGTCTAG
- a CDS encoding O-succinylhomoserine sulfhydrylase, with amino-acid sequence MSETRSTKRYRPETRLVHGGTLRSQFGETSEALFLTQGYVYDSAEQCEARFKGQEPGFIYSRYSNPTIDMFERRMIELEGAEAARSTATGMAAVTTAILAPLRAGDHVVASKALFGSCLYVVQDLLPRYGIETTLVDGLDLDQWQRALRPNTKSFFLESPTNPTLDVLDIPAIAEIAHSGGARLIVDNVFATPIWQSPLSLGADVVVYSATKHIDGQGRCLGGIILSSEAFIAEHIHNFMRQTGPSLSPFNAWALLKGLETLGVRVRAQTETAGKVADVLASHPKISRLIYPGRADHPQAELVKKQMRAGSTLVGFEVKGGKPAAFRCLNAMRIARISNNLGDAKSLVTHPATTTHQRLTPEARAELGISEGFIRFSAGLEHADDLIEDFTAALEKA; translated from the coding sequence ATGTCTGAGACTCGTTCTACCAAGCGTTATCGCCCCGAAACCCGCCTTGTCCATGGCGGCACGCTGCGCTCGCAATTCGGCGAGACGTCGGAGGCGCTGTTCCTCACCCAGGGCTACGTCTACGACAGCGCGGAGCAGTGCGAGGCCCGGTTCAAGGGCCAGGAGCCCGGCTTCATCTATTCGCGCTATTCCAATCCGACGATTGATATGTTCGAGCGCCGCATGATCGAGCTCGAGGGCGCGGAAGCCGCGCGCTCGACCGCGACCGGCATGGCCGCGGTGACGACCGCGATCCTCGCGCCGCTCCGGGCCGGCGACCATGTCGTCGCCTCGAAAGCCCTGTTCGGCTCGTGCCTTTACGTGGTGCAGGATCTGTTGCCGCGCTACGGCATCGAGACGACGCTGGTCGACGGTCTTGATCTCGACCAGTGGCAGCGCGCATTGCGGCCGAACACCAAGTCCTTCTTCCTGGAGAGCCCGACCAATCCGACGCTCGACGTGCTCGACATCCCGGCGATTGCCGAGATCGCGCACAGTGGCGGCGCACGGTTGATCGTCGACAACGTCTTCGCCACGCCGATCTGGCAGAGCCCGCTTTCGCTTGGCGCCGACGTCGTGGTCTACTCCGCAACCAAGCATATCGACGGCCAGGGCCGCTGCCTGGGCGGCATCATCCTGTCGTCGGAAGCTTTCATCGCCGAGCACATCCATAACTTCATGCGCCAGACCGGGCCATCGCTCTCGCCGTTCAACGCCTGGGCCCTGCTCAAGGGCCTGGAGACGCTCGGCGTGCGCGTGCGCGCGCAGACCGAAACGGCGGGCAAGGTCGCCGACGTGCTCGCGTCGCATCCGAAGATCTCGCGGCTGATCTATCCCGGCCGCGCCGATCACCCGCAAGCCGAGCTGGTGAAGAAGCAGATGCGCGCCGGCTCGACGCTGGTCGGCTTCGAGGTCAAGGGCGGCAAGCCGGCCGCATTCCGCTGCCTCAACGCGATGCGGATCGCGCGCATCTCGAACAATCTCGGCGACGCCAAGAGCCTCGTCACGCATCCTGCGACGACGACGCATCAACGCCTGACGCCGGAGGCGCGCGCCGAACTCGGCATCAGCGAAGGCTTCATCCGCTTCTCCGCCGGGCTCGAGCATGCCGATGATCTGATCGAGGATTTTACGGCTGCGCTGGAGAAGGCGTGA
- a CDS encoding sorbosone dehydrogenase family protein yields the protein MRKHLLLALSVGALALPLAACNDPKDTATDTATVAQTYGPSPTLPPPEHSWIPTVDIASVNRWPDGAKPTAANGMTVSAFATGLDHPRTVYVLPNGDVLVAESNAPPKPDRGFSIKSFIYGLAQNRAGAGVPSANRITLLRDADGDGVAETRSTFISNLNSPFGMALVGEDFYVANADAIVKFPYSTGDTKISAPGVKLADLPAGPINHHWTKDLAASPDGTKLYATVGSNSNIGENGIDAEKDRAAVLEVDRASGQWRVFASGLRNPNGPAWNPKTGELWVVVNERDELGNDLVPDYMTSVKDGAFYGWPYSYFGDRVDTRVEPRRPDLVQKAMAPDYALGAHTASLGLAFNTGNLFPQEMAGGAFIGQHGSWNRKPRAGYKVIFVPFKDGKPSGAPQDVLTGFLNDKGEAQGRPVGVRLDKQGALLVADDVGNTIWRVTPAAKSASR from the coding sequence ATGCGCAAGCACCTCCTCCTGGCCCTGAGCGTTGGCGCGCTGGCGCTGCCGCTGGCCGCCTGCAACGATCCCAAGGATACCGCGACTGACACCGCGACCGTGGCGCAGACGTATGGTCCTTCGCCAACCCTGCCGCCGCCGGAACATTCGTGGATCCCGACGGTCGATATCGCCTCGGTCAACCGTTGGCCCGATGGCGCCAAGCCGACCGCCGCCAATGGCATGACGGTCAGTGCTTTCGCGACCGGGCTCGACCATCCGCGCACGGTCTATGTGCTGCCGAACGGCGACGTGCTGGTCGCCGAGAGCAACGCACCGCCGAAGCCGGACCGTGGCTTCAGCATCAAGAGCTTCATCTACGGGTTGGCGCAGAACCGGGCGGGTGCAGGAGTTCCGAGCGCCAATCGCATCACGCTGTTGCGTGACGCCGATGGCGATGGCGTTGCCGAGACGAGAAGCACCTTCATCAGCAACCTGAACTCGCCATTCGGTATGGCGCTGGTCGGCGAAGATTTCTACGTCGCCAATGCTGACGCGATCGTGAAATTTCCTTACTCGACCGGAGACACCAAAATCAGCGCACCCGGCGTCAAGCTGGCGGACTTGCCTGCGGGCCCGATCAATCACCATTGGACCAAGGATCTCGCCGCCAGCCCGGACGGCACGAAGCTGTATGCGACGGTCGGCTCCAACAGCAATATTGGCGAGAACGGCATCGACGCCGAGAAGGACCGCGCGGCGGTTCTGGAAGTCGACCGTGCCAGCGGCCAATGGCGCGTGTTCGCCTCGGGCCTGCGCAATCCGAACGGCCCGGCATGGAATCCGAAAACCGGCGAGCTCTGGGTCGTCGTCAACGAGCGCGACGAACTCGGCAATGATCTTGTGCCCGACTACATGACGTCGGTGAAGGATGGCGCGTTCTACGGCTGGCCATATAGCTATTTCGGAGACCGCGTCGACACGCGCGTCGAGCCGCGACGGCCCGACCTGGTGCAGAAGGCGATGGCCCCGGATTATGCGCTCGGCGCGCATACCGCCTCGCTCGGGCTGGCGTTCAACACCGGCAATCTGTTTCCGCAGGAAATGGCAGGTGGCGCGTTCATAGGCCAGCACGGCTCGTGGAATCGCAAACCGCGCGCTGGCTACAAGGTGATCTTCGTTCCCTTCAAGGACGGCAAGCCCTCGGGCGCGCCGCAGGACGTGCTGACCGGTTTCCTCAACGACAAGGGCGAGGCGCAGGGCCGCCCCGTCGGCGTGCGGCTCGACAAACAGGGCGCGCTCTTGGTCGCCGACGACGTCGGCAACACGATCTGGCGCGTGACGCCGGCGGCGAAATCGGCATCGCGGTGA